The genomic window ATCGTGCAATTTTTATCCCAGGGAGAGCAAGTGTTGTGTATCAAAGGCTTCAGAGCCTCAGCCAACCAATAAGGGCACTGATTGCAGGTTGCCAAAGTATTTTAGTACCACAAAGGAGCTCAATTCTGTTGCTTATGTTGCTATGGGTTCTCAAGATTTGCCCAGCAGTATGTGTGAACTAAGTAAAATAGATGGTTCTGAGAATTCTTTCCAAAGGAAAGAAGCTGTGGAAAGTGATAGCGGCATTAATGAGCATTGCAATGAAGCAAAATTGAAGGTGAGTGAGGGAGTGAATCTTGTGATCCCCAGTAGTTCTTCTAAAAAGGTAAGCATGAAGGTAACTGGTGAGATGGACAGGAGGTCAGAAATGGAATTTGAATGTGGGGAGATTGATGCCTTGGAAGTTGCACGGCAAGTTGCTCTGGAAGTGGAGCGCGAAGTTGTTGACTACAGGGAACCATTCTGTAGCTCTTCTCCTGAGATAGATTCAGGGGAGAGAGTGGAAACCTGTAGCCCTGAGTTGGTAGAAGGCAAGCAGGATCGGCCAACAATTGAAGAACTAAACCAGAATGAGTCACCAACTGGGAAGGATCTTTCTGATAGTTCCTCTTCTCTGAAGGATGATAATTCAGAAATTCTAGCACAAAGTGGCATTGATACTGAGAGAAATGAGCAAGATATCAAACCTGAGCTGACCACAGTTGCTCAAGAAGTAGACTTTAAGATTGGCAAGAACGTATGGGACTTCGATCTGAATGAAGATGTCTGCACTGAGGATGATCACCCAATAAACTCCACTCTTAACAGTCAAGTCAACCTGTCTGCACCTAAAGCTGTTGTTGCTGCTTCAAAAGGAGCTCCAGAATTGCCAGTTAGCCCATCTTGCTTTGAAGGTGAATTGGGTTGGAGGGGTTCTGCTGCCACGAGTGCTTTTCGCCCAGCATATCCTCGAAGAACTCCAGACGCTGAGATGAATTTAGGTCCAAAAAACAGAACAAGCCTCTCTGAGATAGACCTGAATGTGGCTGAGAGTGAGGATAATGTGGCAGTTGATCTAGCATCTGTAAAAGAAGTACCTCATCTATCTGGCTTTCCTTCTGGGGAATCTTCTATGGAGATTAGTTCAAGAAGGGTAGAGAGGCTCAAGCTGGATCTTAATCGTCTGGGAGATGAGGATATGTCACCACATCCATCATCGTTTTGGAACCTTCATCACCAGAATGGAGATCAAAGCCTGTCTGCTGCTTCATCCTCGAGGCAGCTTTCCATGAAAGATTTTGACTTAAATGACAACCCATCTTTATTCGATATTGGTGGCTCTCATAACCCGAATAAGCCTTCTTTCAAAGCCTCGGGCATGTCTGGAAGCGTCGAGCTTGATGATCCTGTTGTTACAATTATGGGATCAAGGATGGCTGCGGAAAAGAAGGATTATGGGAACCAAACTCAGCAGTCATACTTGGGGAATGTACTGAGTTTAGAGCCTGCTGTCTCTGCCCGACAAATGCTGCCTTACGCTCACATGCCACCGCCAGCTTATCGGTATACTGGGCTTGGCACCGGTCCTGCCTTGCCTTACCCTCCAGCACTATACGGACCTAACAGCGTCCCGTACATGGTAGATTCAAGAGGGGCTCCTGTTGTACCACAAATAATTGGTTCGGCAGGACTGAGCGGTGCACCTTCTGCCACGCCCCCATTTCTTACGAGCGTGCATGGCACACCCAGGAGTTCCAAGGGAACTGGTTCTTCCCAATCCGGTGTGGATTTGAATTCGGCCATGACGCTTATGGACAGCGGGAACAGGGAACCGGGGGGGTTTAGGCAGTTGGTTGTGCAAGGGCACGATGGTTTAACGGAAGAGCAGACTAGGTCTGCCGCACAGCTTGCAAGCTCAGGGATGACCCTGAAACGCAAGGAGCCAGACTGTGGGAGGGATCCTTGTACTTTGGGTTACAAACAGGTGACGTCGTGGCGATAGCCTAATCTCTGAGGCCAGCGGAGTTGTTTTGCTTAGTTCCCTTGGTGCTGGAGGTGCCATGGTGATCAGAAGAATTGCTATGTACTTGATTGGCCCCTTGAAGATAAGTTGACCGATTCACCGGGTGGGAATGGCTTCAGGAAAAGTAAAATTGAATAATGCTGGTCATAGGTGATGAAATTTGATTGCTGGAGGAAAAAGGTATTATTGTTTCATATTGGTTTTATCCTTTGTTTTCTGTCATGTAGGCAACTGCTCCTGGGATCGTGTCTCTCTACGCTCCTCGGTTAATTTAACAAAGTCAGGGAGGTAAAAGCCTTCATGATGTTCATAcccaaaggagagagagagaaaaaaaaaaagggccttAATGATGTAGTTTGTGTGTTATGCGATCATCGTGATTGTGTGGCTCTCGCACGACTATCACACGTCATGTACTGTGTGCGGCCAACGTAATATCGACAGATAGTCGTAGCTGCAAAAATGAACTTCTTTGATGCGGTGACTTGTGTCTGAAATATAGTATGTgttaaaattattatatgaaaTGAGTTAATTAACAAGTTTGTTCCAGGGTTAGAGATTATTAAGGTTGGGGTAGGTTATAATTGGCTTTCAACGCCCCTTTGTGAGCTACAGCTTAGAAAAATGACAGGGTTATGGTTTGGTGAGTCTGCCAACTATTATAAAGCCTTGTTAAGGCCACTAAAATCGGCGGAACCTAGGAGgtcgtctataaaagggagggcCGCTCTCTCTTCATCACGGCCATCCGACTTTGTAGGCTACttcattcttttttcttcctttctttttctctctctctctctccctccctcacaGTTGAGCCATCCAATCTATTACTTTTCTGATTTTGCCTTCTTTATTGAGCTTATATGGCTTTGATTCTTGGCAGAGCTGGTCCTGACATTGTTTTGTTCAGATCTGAggttaaatgaaaaaaatgagatatttttttattaaaaattaatatattttaaatattaattattatcgaaaataaattttttatagataAGATCGTTCAGCAATATATCAAAtctattattaatttatttaattattttttattataatattataaaaaaatatttttgtatctcATTAGAAATCAATGTATGGTCTGGGGTGGTCGTCCAGTTCAATTGAACTGCCTCAAGGACGGTCTTGATTCTCAGTAAACAATCATCACAAATAGCCTGAGATTTAATCTCCCCTCTTTCATAAATTTCTGGTTTTTCCATTATTTTGTGAAGTCGACCAATGTCATGCATTACTAATGTTCGCGCCTCTGGCCAAGTCCTTCTGTACATCTATATTTGCTTTGGTTTGCTGCCGGCCGTGACCAGATTGTGGTTGTCCCATAGCATTGGATTTGGCCCTGCTCTTTCTCCCTATTTCGTGTACTATCGGTCGCCGTTTTGTCGACATTGGACGATGGCCCTTCCATCATGGAAGGTCGCCTCCACCATAAAGTCGTCATGGAAGGTCGCCTCCACTGCAATGATTCCTCTTCCTCTGTTTTGAACTAAAGAGGAAACCCTAAGTCAACTCCTAATTCATCATATcccacatcctctctctctctactggCTTTTTCTCTCTATTGTATCGTAACAAAAAGTAACGTAGCCTCTATCTGCGACAAATGGATCAGTTTATAGAGTTGCCATTATGACACTCCGTGGAGAGGAGAGGCTCGAGTATATTGGGCTCGACTACGATCCAGACGTCATCTCTCACATTGCAGACCATGACATTGCGGTCATTAAAATAACAGTCACTGATCATGACGAAGCACTCATTGTCGGTGGAGAACGGATTCGAGGACAAGACAACGCGCCATGGGTAAACATTGGAGTACTTATTAAGACCCTTCATGCAGGATTCTCCATATCTTTTGCTTAGAAAGTTATCATAGTCCGAAGAGAACTCGAAGGAGGACAGGTAGCAAAAATCGTTGGTAGGAGGGAGCTGGATTCAACCCCCAGTGATGGGATTCAACAATGATATGGCTACATCAGGGGCGGAGACATCAAGTAGGACCAGCCAGCCATAGGAGGTAGTGAGGATTATTTTGTTGATGAGCTCAAAAATGAAGACGGTATGTACCTTGTTGTTGGAGAGGCTGAACGTGTGATGGCCATTGCTGGCGGCATCGCACGACCGCATCAGAAAGGGGATGTATAAATTTTGAATCGCACTTTACAACAAGATAGCATGCTTGACTCGTGGTTTTTGTTTGTGTGATTGCAGGGATCTTGTAATAATATGTATCCATCCATAATATTTTTCCTTATTAGTATGATCCTATGTCATCATATATTATTTTCCTTCATCAGTGTGATCCTATTAGAGTGATTTTAGGGATCACGTAATAACATGTATTAGccataatatttttcattattaGTGTGATCTTGTAttagtttttgtttttgttttttgtttttcattttttttttttttgtataaagtCTGTACACTGGTATATATATTGAGATGTACcaaatatgatgaaaaagaaatataaaattctttctttctctcttttgtttttttcttttctacaaATATTTTAACATGGTATTACCGATCACCTAATCTGCCATAGTGCTTTCTCTACCTGGATTTCCCAATATGTCTTACACTGATGACAACTTTTTATGAATTGGGATCCGtctcttcaaatctagatttgaagttTGGAATGCATTTAAGGCGCTTTATTGTATCATGAAACCTTGATCTGGCAAAGGGATCAAGCGACTTAGAGCTAATAATGTTGCTAAGCTAGTTCTCTTGTAATATGACTGCATACTTGCAGGAAAATTGTAATCATGAGCTCCAGTTCACATGATCTTGAACCCAACATCAAAACAATATTCACTGTAAGAAATCATAGGATCTACAATATTATTTTTGTCATAGTTTTTAAAAATACTAGAGAAGTCAGTTTATCCCATATTTATAACAAATTGCCAAATATTACTTTGTAGCTTGTCTTTATCATATAA from Elaeis guineensis isolate ETL-2024a chromosome 4, EG11, whole genome shotgun sequence includes these protein-coding regions:
- the LOC105044053 gene encoding uncharacterized protein, which gives rise to MTLEDFFTLNEMKNGVSTLPRVEELISAMERQKDCVVKNAGDTTRQWSTVAHTLAATENKDCLRRFVELNGLFFLNQWFQEALKCGNDGSSSTMEEVIHSLLGSLERLPVDKKNLTAYGIWATAEQLLAQRNPSIKERVRNLLDKWNSGMVNDVGQDMENGGTCQDNQHKPSADANTIEDGHLLHPLDISSCNLGHEERNCRVDSAGAESHLSNFTKISDSPQLDITNDVKISTPNLTMPTESQNSANANEAEISSPHSCHVSNSCQDNFSVTKESVPAVGMASADLCSSSVVWGKAADKQSEVSKLKDVDSVKEMEVDVVVNMTEVDQRKSSQKENCNAPTSSGVSAPLSAQKMESTISCNFYPRESKCCVSKASEPQPTNKGTDCRLPKYFSTTKELNSVAYVAMGSQDLPSSMCELSKIDGSENSFQRKEAVESDSGINEHCNEAKLKVSEGVNLVIPSSSSKKVSMKVTGEMDRRSEMEFECGEIDALEVARQVALEVEREVVDYREPFCSSSPEIDSGERVETCSPELVEGKQDRPTIEELNQNESPTGKDLSDSSSSLKDDNSEILAQSGIDTERNEQDIKPELTTVAQEVDFKIGKNVWDFDLNEDVCTEDDHPINSTLNSQVNLSAPKAVVAASKGAPELPVSPSCFEGELGWRGSAATSAFRPAYPRRTPDAEMNLGPKNRTSLSEIDLNVAESEDNVAVDLASVKEVPHLSGFPSGESSMEISSRRVERLKLDLNRLGDEDMSPHPSSFWNLHHQNGDQSLSAASSSRQLSMKDFDLNDNPSLFDIGGSHNPNKPSFKASGMSGSVELDDPVVTIMGSRMAAEKKDYGNQTQQSYLGNVLSLEPAVSARQMLPYAHMPPPAYRYTGLGTGPALPYPPALYGPNSVPYMVDSRGAPVVPQIIGSAGLSGAPSATPPFLTSVHGTPRSSKGTGSSQSGVDLNSAMTLMDSGNREPGGFRQLVVQGHDGLTEEQTRSAAQLASSGMTLKRKEPDCGRDPCTLGYKQVTSWR